ACGCGATGGCCAGGGGCGAGCCGAAGGACGATCCGCGCTTCCTCACCTATCATGGCAGCCTGCTCTATCGCCTGCCCCAGCGCACCGATCGGCCGGTCTTCTCCAAGCTGCCGATCGATCTGTTCGCCTTGCCCGAGGCGGCCGAAATGCTGCGCGGCCAGATACAGGGCCGCTACGTGCTGATGGGCGGGGACATCTCCGACGTCGACCAGTTCGACACGCCCGCCACGCGCCTTTCCAAGGCCGGCGAATCCGGCACCACCACCGGCCTCGAAATCCACGCGACGATGCTCGCGCAGGAACTGGACGGCCGCATCCCGCGCCACATCGCGAACACGGCTCTGTGGGGCGCGGCCTTCCTCGTCATCGTCGCCGCCGTGCTGGCCGGCTTCACCGAGCTTTCGGCCGCGCGCAACGCGATCGTGATCGTCGGCTCGGTCGCCTTGCTGGTGGCGACGCCGCTGATCCTTCAACGCGCGGGCTTCGATACGCAGGGCCTGCCGATGTTCGGCTGGCTTGGCGGCTGGACATTGGCCTTCATCGCCGCCTCCAGCGCGGGCCGCGCGCTCGCGTCCGACGAACGCCGCTTCGCCCAGTCGGCGCTCGGCAAATATCTGCCGCCGGACGTCGCCAAGCAGATCCTGCGCGATCCCGACAAGCTGGCGCTCCACGGCGAGCAGCGCGAGATTTTCGCGATGTTCACCGATCTGGAGGGCTTCACCCAGCTTTCGTCGCAGATCGCGCCGGCGATGGTCGCGCAATTGCTCAACCGCTATCTCGATCTGCTGTCGGCCGTGGTGCTGGAGCATGGCGGCACGCTCGACAAGTTCGTGGGCGATGCCGTGATCGCCTTCTGGGGTGCCCCCATCTCCCGTCCCGACGATGCCGATCGCGCGATCCGGGCGGCGATGGCGATGTACGAGGCGGGCGAGCGTTTCCGCCGTGAAGCGCCCCCGGGCGTGCCGCCGATCGGGCGCACGCGCGTCGGCGTGCATATGGGCGTCGCGATCGTCGGCAATTTCGGGGGCGAGGGCCGCATCCAATATACGGCGCTGGGTGACAGCATGAACGCCGCCTCGCGCCTCGAAAGCGCGAACAAGAAGTTGCTGACGACCCTGCTCATCAGCGGCGACGTCGTCGCGCGCTCCACGCTGAAATGCGTGCGACCGATGGGGCGGATCACGGTGCGCGGCCGCTCCGCGACGCCGATGACGATCTATGAAGCGCTGCCCGATTGCGATCTCGTCCAGGCCGCCGCGCTGACGAAGATATTGGAAAATTTCGATCAAGGGGATGCGGACGCAATTTCGTCGCTTCGGACGATGATTTCGCAGAACCCGACAGACCTCGCTCTCGTAAATCTGTTAGAACGTCTTGAAAGAATTGGCCCGGGAGGCAGCTATGCGCTCGATTGACATCCGTTCGCCGCGATTTGCGGCACTGTTCCTGCTGGCGGCGGCCGTTGCCACCCCTGTTTCCGCCGCGACCTTGGTGGTCCGGTCGGCGGGTCCCTCGGCCGGGGCCTATCCTCCGGGCAAGGTGCTGCAGCCGAGCGCGAAGCTCGCGCTGAAGGCCAATGACCAGGTCACCCTGCTTGACGAGCATGGCACGCGCACGCTGCGCGGCCCCGGCAGCTTCTCCGCGACGGCGACCGCCGCCGCCGACACCGATACGGGCAACACCGCGCTCGCCGCGCTCACCTCGCAGCGGGGCGATCGCCGCGTCCGCATCGGGGCCGTGCGCGGCGTCGAGGCCGAAACGGGCCGTCCGCCGAACATCTGGATCGTCGACGCGTCGCGCGCGGGCACGGTCTGCGTCGCCGATGCCAGCTCCGCCAATCTGTGGCGGCCGGGCGCGGACCTGCCGACCAAGACGATCATCGCCAGCGCCACCGGCGCCGCCAAGGCGACGCTCGACTGGTCGCCCGGCCAATCGGTGCAGGCATGGCCATCCAGTCTGCCGATCACCGAGGGCGCGCGCTACACGCTGACGACGGGCACGGGTGCGCCGGTCGCGATCACGCTCACGCTCAGCGGCAAGCCGGAGAGCGATGTGCAGGCGATGGCCTCCACCCTGATCGCCAAGGGCTGCACCGCGCAGCTTGATCAGCTGGTGGAGACGACGGCGGCCGCCACGAAAGCGAGCAGCGGCGGAGAGTAATCCGCCTGCAACAATAGCATGACGGGGTGATGCGCGGCTGGGAGGCCGCGTTTCCGGGGAAAGCGAATGCGGGGTTTCGGGGGTTTGGTGGGAGGACGTCTGACGAGGGGCGCGGTGGCGTTGGCCGCCTGCGCCTCCCCTTCGGCATTGCTGGCGCAATCGGCGCTGCAGGCGCCCACGCGCGAAGCGATCGAGCGCGCGGCGCCGCCGCCCGAAGCCGTGCCCCCCTCGAAGCTCACCGTGGACGGCGGCGTCGAACGTGCGCCCTGCCCGCTCGCCGAGCCGCGCTTCGCCGGGCTGACGGTCGACTTCAAGGGTGCCGTCTTCGACAATCTGAAGGGCATGAAGCCCGAGGATCTGGCCTCCTCCTACGAGGATTTCGTCGGCAAGAAGGTGCCGCTCGCCACGATCTGCGAAGTGCGCGACGCCGCCGCCACGATCCTGCGCCGCGCGGGCTATATCGCCGCCGTGCAGGTGCCGCCGCAGCGCATCGCGGCGGACGGGATCGTCCATTTCGATGTGCTGATGGCCAGGCTGGTCCGCGTGCAGGTGCGCGGCGACGCCGGCAAATCCGAGAAACTGCTCGCCGCCTATCTCAACAAGCTGACCGAACAGCCCCTGTTCAACGAGAAGGACGCCGAGCGTTACCTGCTGCTCGCGCGCGATCTGCCCGGCTATGACGTGCGCCTCACCCTGCGCCCCGCCGGCACCGCGCCGGGCGAGGTGGTGGGCGAGGTGATCGCCAGCCGCATGCCCTTCATGGTGACGGCCAACCTCCAGAATTACGGCAGCCATCAGGTCGGCCGCTGGGGCGGGCTGATCACGGGCCAGGCCAACGACGTGCTGGGCTATGGCGACCGGCTCACGCTCGGCCTGTTCCAGAGTGTGCAGACGCGCGAGCAGACCGTGCTGCAATCGGGCTACGACATCCGCGTCGGCGGTGAAGGCCTCACGATCGGCGGCCGCTTCACCTATGCCTGGACGCGGCCGAGCGTGGGCCAGGGCGATCCGCTCAAATCGCGCACGCTCGTCGCCTCGCTGGAGGCGACCTACCCCCTGCTCCGCTCGCAGACGGCCAATATCCGGTTGAGCGGCGGCGGCGATCTCGTCGATCAGGATCTGCGCTTCACCAACGTGCTGCTGACGCGCGACCGGCTGCGCGTCGGCTATCTCCAGCTCGACATGGCCGCGGCCGATCCGCGCAGCATCCTCGGCGGCCGTGCCGGTTATTCCAGCATCCTGCCGCGCTGGCGCGTGTCGGGATCGTTCGAGCTGCGCCGCGGGCTCGGCATCCTTGGCGCGAGCGAGGATTGCGGACCGGGGCCGCTTTACGCCGCCTGCGCGGCGGGCGTGTCGCTCAGTCGCATCCAGGCCGATCCCACCGCCACCGTGATCCGCTTCACGGGCTTCAGCGAGGTGCGCCCGCGCCCGAACATCGCCTTCGCGTTCAGCCCCCGCCTGCAATATGGCTTCTCGCCGCTGATGAGCTACGAGCAATATTCGGGCGGCGCCTATACGATCGGGCGCGGCTACGATCCGGGCGCGATCATCGGCGACAGCGGCGCCGGCTTCTCGATCGAGGGCCGCTACGGCGCGCTCCTGCCGCGCAGCCGCACCAGCTTCGCCTTCCAGCCTTACGCCTTCTTCGATGCGGCCTGGGTGTGGAACCGGCGGGTGCTGGTGGCGGAGAATGACCCGCTCAAGCTCTATTCGGCGGGCGCGGGCCTGCGCGTGGCGTACGGCGATCGCGTGCGGCTGGACGTCACCGCCGCCGTGCCGCTGAGGAAGGCTCCCAACGATCTGCAGCGCGGCGACACGCGCGTGATGGTGTCGCTCACCACCCGTCTCATCCCGTGGGGCAAGTGATGCGACATTCCGACCCGAAGCAGCGCATGATGTCTCCGGCAACGGCCAAGCGCCGGCGCAGGCTGGAGCTTTACGCCACCGCCTCGATCGCAGGCCTGAGCGTGGTGATGGCCCCGCAGCCGGTGCGCGCGCAGGCGATCAACGCGAGCGGCGTATCGCGCTTCAACACCAATGATGGCGTGAACAGCGCCACCGTCATCAATTCCGGCACATCGACCCTGATTCAGGTGAATTCGTCCAAGGCGATCATCGACTGGACGCCGAACAGCGACCAGTTCGTCCTGCCGGGCCGGACAGCGACATTCTACAACACCAATTCGGGCGGCTATACCGTCCTGAACGTGATCGCGAGCGGCACCACGCCGATGCGGTTCGACGGCACCGTCGAATCGCGCATCGGCAGCACGACGGGCGCGATCGGCGGCAATGTCTGGTTCTACAGCCCCGGCGGCATGATCGTCGGCAGCACGGCCAGCTTCAACGTCGGCAGCCTGCTGCTCACAACGCTCAACCCCGTTTACGGCACCAATCCGGGCGACACTTTCTTCGACTTCAACGACGGCACGAACGGCGCGAGGATCACTCTCCAGACCGATCCCGCGATCTTCGGTGCCGGCAACAACAATACCAGCCAGATCTCGATCGCGGGCAACGCCGCCATCCTCGCGCAGAGTTATGTCGGCATCGTCGCCCCGCGCATCGTACAGACCGGCGGCAGTATTCAGGCCGGTGGCGCGATCGGCTTCATCGCGGGCGAGCAGGTCAATCTCGACATCGCATCGAATGGCGGCCTGTTCGGGATCAGCATCCCGGTCGGCACCAGCTTCACGGGAACGACCACGACAGACGCCGCGATCGTCAAGAGCGGCGGCAATGTCGGCACGGATGCAACGGGCGTCGGCGCAGCCTCAACCGCCTCGAACGGGCGCAAGATCTATATGATCGCGGTGCCCAAGAATGATGCGGTCACGATGCTGCTAACCGGCGGCGAGATCGGCTATGGCGCCAGTTCTGCCACCGCCACCACCGACGGCATTGTCCTGCTCGCCAGCGAGAATGCCGGGACGTCCTTCGATGGCAGCGGCGATCCCAATCCGCTCCTGCTTCCCACCAATGCGAACACGACCGGCGCGATCAAGATCGGCGGGCAGACAGCGACCGGCACCATCGGCTTCAGCAGCAGTCTCACGGCGATATCGTCCAATGTCATTGCGGAAGCCGACGCTGCGAACCTGCGCTTCGATGGTGACACCACGTTGCTCGGCGGCCTCGCCTCCAGTCTGACCGTCGCCAGTGGCGTCGCGGCGACGGCCAACCGCGACCTGACGATCCGAAGCGTCGGCGTGGACGTGAACGGCAGCACCATCGGCGGGATCGCCTCCGTCACCGTCGATGCGGGCGGCACGCTGCGGATCGATGCGGGCCGGACTCTGACAATCGATGCCGGCAGCCTCGGTGTCGACAATTTCGACAGCGGCACCAATAGCGGACTGGGCGGAAGCGTTACCGGCGGCGACGCATCCCTCATGGTCAGCGGCGGCACGCTCGAAGGGCTAAACACCGGCGATGTCGGCGGTTCGGTCGACCTTCGAGCGGACGGCGTGGGCGGCCAGGGCGTCTTCGGGGGCGGCGACGGCACCGGCGGATCCGTGACCGTGGCGATGAACGGCGGCTCGGCGCACGTCACCGAACTTCAGATGTCGGTCTACGGAGCCGGAGGCCAGGGGCCTGCAAACGGCAACGGGGGCACGGCGACCCTCACCGCCACAGGCG
This DNA window, taken from Sphingomonas sp. AP4-R1, encodes the following:
- a CDS encoding ShlB/FhaC/HecB family hemolysin secretion/activation protein; amino-acid sequence: MGGRLTRGAVALAACASPSALLAQSALQAPTREAIERAAPPPEAVPPSKLTVDGGVERAPCPLAEPRFAGLTVDFKGAVFDNLKGMKPEDLASSYEDFVGKKVPLATICEVRDAAATILRRAGYIAAVQVPPQRIAADGIVHFDVLMARLVRVQVRGDAGKSEKLLAAYLNKLTEQPLFNEKDAERYLLLARDLPGYDVRLTLRPAGTAPGEVVGEVIASRMPFMVTANLQNYGSHQVGRWGGLITGQANDVLGYGDRLTLGLFQSVQTREQTVLQSGYDIRVGGEGLTIGGRFTYAWTRPSVGQGDPLKSRTLVASLEATYPLLRSQTANIRLSGGGDLVDQDLRFTNVLLTRDRLRVGYLQLDMAAADPRSILGGRAGYSSILPRWRVSGSFELRRGLGILGASEDCGPGPLYAACAAGVSLSRIQADPTATVIRFTGFSEVRPRPNIAFAFSPRLQYGFSPLMSYEQYSGGAYTIGRGYDPGAIIGDSGAGFSIEGRYGALLPRSRTSFAFQPYAFFDAAWVWNRRVLVAENDPLKLYSAGAGLRVAYGDRVRLDVTAAVPLRKAPNDLQRGDTRVMVSLTTRLIPWGK
- a CDS encoding adenylate/guanylate cyclase domain-containing protein translates to MATTPADQNDAAEISYGTAATRIARKVGWRQLIGTAIVLLIALMFARYSWHVPLGVDAERAFYDVRLLMTAPRVPQDPRIVMVVYTDETLEATARRSPLDRSLLAKALTNLDKLGAKGIGIDILIDEEQPEDAELIKAFQGMKTPVHLAFAANATNGVYVQPWQESFMRDFLAKLKPGNVHPTSIRIEADPDGVMRSWPSRPPGLPPLLSNAMARGEPKDDPRFLTYHGSLLYRLPQRTDRPVFSKLPIDLFALPEAAEMLRGQIQGRYVLMGGDISDVDQFDTPATRLSKAGESGTTTGLEIHATMLAQELDGRIPRHIANTALWGAAFLVIVAAVLAGFTELSAARNAIVIVGSVALLVATPLILQRAGFDTQGLPMFGWLGGWTLAFIAASSAGRALASDERRFAQSALGKYLPPDVAKQILRDPDKLALHGEQREIFAMFTDLEGFTQLSSQIAPAMVAQLLNRYLDLLSAVVLEHGGTLDKFVGDAVIAFWGAPISRPDDADRAIRAAMAMYEAGERFRREAPPGVPPIGRTRVGVHMGVAIVGNFGGEGRIQYTALGDSMNAASRLESANKKLLTTLLISGDVVARSTLKCVRPMGRITVRGRSATPMTIYEALPDCDLVQAAALTKILENFDQGDADAISSLRTMISQNPTDLALVNLLERLERIGPGGSYALD